Proteins from a genomic interval of Streptomyces fodineus:
- a CDS encoding carbohydrate ABC transporter permease produces MNLRRRFTRTLPLAPAVVLILLFLAGPIAYCVYIAFTDLQLTGQAHASFVGFANFRHAFEDDAFLNAVWLTLVFTVLSSLVGQNTLGLALAALMKRASKPVRTLTGGIVVTAWVLPEVVAGFLLYAFFRREGTLNAILGLLHLPRENWLFTLPVLAVSFANVWRGTAFSMLVYSAALDEIPSEISEAAEVDGAGGWRRMWHITLPMIRRSIGTNLMLNTLQTLSVFGLIWVMTRGGPGNKSQTLPLFMYEQAFQNSMIGYGTAVALLLLLVGSLFSVVYLRLLRTEV; encoded by the coding sequence GTGAACCTCCGGCGCCGGTTCACCCGGACACTCCCCCTGGCTCCCGCCGTCGTCCTCATCCTGCTCTTCCTCGCCGGGCCGATCGCCTACTGCGTCTACATCGCCTTCACCGACCTGCAGTTGACCGGTCAGGCACACGCGTCCTTCGTCGGGTTCGCCAACTTCCGCCACGCCTTCGAGGACGACGCGTTCCTGAACGCCGTATGGCTGACCCTGGTGTTCACCGTGCTGTCCTCGCTCGTCGGGCAGAACACCCTGGGGCTCGCCCTGGCCGCGCTCATGAAACGGGCCTCGAAACCGGTGCGCACACTCACCGGCGGGATCGTCGTCACCGCCTGGGTGCTGCCGGAGGTGGTCGCCGGGTTCCTGCTGTACGCCTTCTTCCGGCGGGAGGGGACCTTGAACGCCATCCTCGGCCTTCTTCATCTGCCGCGCGAGAACTGGCTGTTCACGCTGCCCGTCCTCGCGGTGTCCTTCGCCAACGTCTGGCGCGGTACGGCGTTCTCGATGCTCGTCTACTCCGCCGCCCTGGACGAGATACCGAGCGAGATCAGCGAGGCGGCCGAGGTGGACGGGGCCGGCGGCTGGCGGCGGATGTGGCACATCACCCTGCCGATGATCCGCCGGTCCATCGGCACCAACCTCATGCTCAACACCCTGCAGACGCTGTCCGTGTTCGGGCTGATCTGGGTGATGACCCGGGGCGGCCCGGGCAACAAGAGCCAGACGCTGCCGCTGTTCATGTACGAACAGGCCTTCCAGAACAGCATGATCGGGTACGGCACCGCGGTCGCCCTGCTCCTGCTGCTCGTCGGATCCCTGTTCTCGGTCGTGTATCTGCGGCTGCTGCGGACGGAGGTCTGA
- a CDS encoding carbohydrate ABC transporter permease encodes MARSRASGRFAADVSLLLLAVAFALPLAWVVLSSVDPHAGLRVRVPDGLTLDNFDAILTPDITYTPLLNSLILCGGATALTVVCAALAAYPLSRFRSRLNRPFLLTILFATSLPITAIMVPVYALFVRVNLIDALQGTILFFAASQLPFAIWLMKNFMDGVPKELEEAAWTDGASSLQSLVRIVLPLMGPGLAVVTVFSFVMMWGNFFVPFMLLLTPDQMPASVSINDFFGNRGTVAYGQLAAFSVIYSTPVILLYVLVARRLGGGFALGGAVKG; translated from the coding sequence ATGGCCCGGTCCCGCGCCTCTGGGCGGTTCGCCGCCGACGTATCGCTCCTGCTGCTGGCCGTCGCCTTCGCGCTGCCTCTCGCCTGGGTGGTGCTCTCCTCGGTGGATCCGCACGCCGGCCTGCGGGTCAGGGTCCCGGACGGGCTCACCCTGGACAACTTCGACGCGATCCTGACCCCGGACATCACCTACACCCCGCTGCTCAACAGCCTGATCCTGTGCGGCGGCGCCACCGCGCTGACCGTCGTCTGCGCCGCGCTCGCCGCGTATCCGCTCTCCCGGTTCCGCTCGCGCCTGAACCGCCCGTTCCTGCTGACGATCCTGTTCGCGACGAGCCTGCCCATCACCGCGATCATGGTGCCGGTGTACGCGCTGTTCGTACGGGTGAACCTGATCGACGCCCTCCAGGGCACGATCCTCTTCTTCGCCGCCTCCCAGCTCCCCTTCGCCATCTGGCTGATGAAGAACTTCATGGACGGGGTGCCGAAGGAGCTGGAGGAGGCGGCCTGGACGGACGGGGCGTCCTCACTGCAGTCCCTGGTGCGGATCGTGCTGCCGCTGATGGGGCCGGGGCTCGCCGTCGTCACGGTGTTCTCGTTCGTGATGATGTGGGGGAACTTCTTCGTCCCGTTCATGCTGCTGCTCACCCCGGACCAGATGCCGGCCTCGGTGAGCATCAACGACTTCTTCGGCAACCGGGGCACCGTGGCCTACGGCCAGCTCGCCGCGTTCTCCGTCATCTACTCCACGCCCGTGATCCTGCTCTACGTCCTGGTGGCCCGCAGGCTGGGCGGCGGCTTCGCGCTGGGCGGGGCGGTCAAAGGATGA
- a CDS encoding XRE family transcriptional regulator translates to MRQPPAPPFNAPAARRLRAALGMRPEHVAYGMRASYGLPYVTPDLVIAWERGSVVPGHPELTALAGVLWCSPGELLGRPQTLREHRIARAMAPEDLARAVDMDLRVYLRMEESGQWRGNERQSAALAQALDLALPDFVAVTGRETKLAELLHSAVTTRWQAYVRPVTKLAPVGRAVLEDVLQKLHEDYQGHMAATLSWGGGSRSASEPGREFLDRIVENFWKGVEDRTA, encoded by the coding sequence GTGCGCCAACCCCCAGCTCCCCCCTTCAACGCCCCGGCGGCCCGCCGGCTGCGCGCCGCGCTCGGCATGAGACCCGAGCACGTCGCCTATGGCATGCGGGCCTCGTACGGGCTGCCCTACGTCACACCCGATCTGGTGATCGCCTGGGAACGCGGCTCCGTCGTTCCCGGCCACCCGGAACTCACCGCACTGGCGGGCGTGCTGTGGTGTTCCCCCGGCGAACTCCTCGGCCGGCCGCAGACCCTGCGCGAGCACCGCATCGCCCGCGCCATGGCGCCCGAGGACCTCGCCCGTGCCGTGGACATGGATCTGCGCGTCTACCTGCGCATGGAGGAGAGCGGGCAGTGGCGGGGCAACGAGCGCCAGTCGGCGGCGCTCGCCCAGGCGCTGGATCTGGCCCTGCCCGACTTCGTCGCCGTCACCGGCCGCGAGACGAAGCTCGCCGAGCTGCTGCACAGCGCGGTGACCACCCGCTGGCAGGCCTATGTGCGTCCGGTGACGAAGCTGGCGCCCGTGGGCCGGGCCGTGCTGGAAGACGTGCTGCAGAAACTGCACGAGGACTACCAGGGCCACATGGCCGCCACCCTCAGCTGGGGCGGCGGCAGCAGGAGCGCCAGCGAACCCGGCCGGGAGTTCCTCGACCGGATCGTGGAGAACTTCTGGAAGGGCGTGGAGGACAGGACGGCCTAG
- a CDS encoding ATP-dependent 6-phosphofructokinase, translating into MRIGVLTAGGDCPGLNAVIRSVVHRAVAHYGDEVIGFEDGYRGLLDRHYRALDLDAVSGILARGGTVLGSSRLERDRLREACDGAADMVEEFGIDALIPIGGEGTLTAARMLSDAGLPVVGVPKTIDNDISSTDRTFGFDTAVGVATEAMDRLKTTAESHQRVMVVEVMGRHAGWIALESGMAAGAHGICLPERPFDPAHLVKMVEERFARGKKFAVICVAEGAHPVEGTMDYGKGEIDQYGHERFQGIGTALAYELERILGKEAKPVILGHVQRGGVPTAYDRVLATRFGWHAVEAAHRGEFGKMTALRGTDIRMVPLAEAVTELKTVPKDRMDEAESVF; encoded by the coding sequence ATGCGCATCGGAGTTCTCACCGCAGGCGGCGACTGCCCCGGCCTGAACGCCGTGATCCGTTCGGTCGTGCACCGCGCGGTTGCGCACTACGGCGACGAGGTCATCGGCTTCGAGGACGGCTACCGGGGCCTGCTCGACCGTCACTACCGCGCCCTCGACCTGGACGCGGTCAGCGGCATCCTGGCCCGCGGCGGCACCGTCCTCGGCTCCTCCCGGCTGGAGCGCGACCGGCTGCGCGAGGCCTGCGACGGGGCTGCCGACATGGTCGAGGAGTTCGGCATCGACGCGCTGATCCCGATCGGCGGCGAGGGCACCCTGACCGCGGCCCGCATGCTCTCCGACGCGGGCCTCCCGGTCGTCGGCGTCCCCAAGACCATCGACAACGACATCTCCTCCACGGACCGCACCTTCGGCTTCGACACCGCCGTCGGTGTCGCCACCGAGGCCATGGACCGCCTGAAGACCACCGCCGAGTCCCACCAGCGGGTGATGGTCGTCGAGGTCATGGGCCGGCACGCCGGCTGGATCGCCCTGGAGTCCGGCATGGCCGCCGGCGCCCACGGCATCTGCCTGCCCGAGCGGCCCTTCGACCCCGCGCACCTGGTCAAGATGGTCGAGGAGCGCTTCGCCCGCGGCAAGAAGTTCGCCGTCATCTGCGTCGCCGAGGGCGCCCACCCCGTCGAGGGCACCATGGACTACGGCAAGGGCGAGATCGACCAGTACGGCCACGAGCGCTTCCAGGGCATCGGTACGGCGCTCGCGTACGAGCTGGAGCGGATCCTCGGCAAGGAGGCCAAGCCGGTCATCCTCGGCCATGTCCAGCGCGGCGGCGTCCCCACGGCCTACGACCGCGTCCTCGCCACCCGCTTCGGCTGGCACGCCGTCGAGGCCGCGCACCGCGGCGAGTTCGGCAAGATGACCGCGCTGCGCGGTACCGACATCCGGATGGTGCCGCTCGCCGAGGCGGTCACGGAGCTGAAGACGGTCCCGAAGGACCGGATGGACGAGGCCGAGTCGGTCTTCTAG
- the pta gene encoding phosphate acetyltransferase, whose amino-acid sequence MTRSVYVTGIDRGDGRQVVELGVMELLTRQVDRVGVFRPLVHDGPDRLFELLRTRYRLSQDPATVYGMDYHEASALQAEQGTDELVSALVDRFHLVARDYDVVLVLGTDFADTQLPDELSLNARLANEFGASVIPVVGGRKQTTESVLAETRNAYRAYDGLGCDVLAMVTNRVAREDRDEIAERLTTRLPVPCYVVPDEPALSAPTVSQIAHALDAKVLLGDDSGLARDALDFVFGGAMLPNLLGALTPGCLVVTPGDRADLVVGSLAAHSAGTPPIAGVLLTLNEVPSQEILTLAARLAPGTPVLSVTGNSFPTAEQLFSLEGKLNAATPRKAERALGLFERYADTADLARRVSAPSSDRVTPMMFEHKLLEQARSDKRRVVLPEGTEERVLHAAEVLLRRGVCDLTLLGPEDQIRKKAADLGIDLGDCRLIDPATSELRDSFAEKYAGLRAHKGVTVELAYDVVSDVNYFGTLMVEEGLADGMVSGSVHSTAATIRPAFEIIKTKPESSIVSSVFFMCLADKVLVYGDCAVNPDPNAEQLADIAIQSAVTAARFGVEPRIAMLSYSTGTSGFGADVEKVREATELARGRRPDLKIEGPIQYDAAVEPSIAATKLPESDVAGQATVLIFPDLNTGNNTYKAVQRSAGAIAVGPVLQGLRKPVNDLSRGALVQDIVSTVAITAIQAQTPAN is encoded by the coding sequence GTGACGCGCAGCGTGTACGTGACCGGGATCGACCGCGGTGACGGCCGTCAGGTCGTGGAGCTGGGAGTCATGGAACTGCTGACCCGGCAGGTCGACCGGGTGGGCGTCTTCCGTCCGCTCGTGCACGACGGTCCCGACCGGCTGTTCGAGCTGCTGCGGACGCGGTACCGCCTCTCGCAGGACCCGGCGACCGTCTACGGCATGGACTACCACGAGGCGTCCGCACTCCAGGCCGAGCAGGGCACCGACGAACTGGTCTCGGCGCTGGTCGACCGCTTCCACCTGGTGGCACGCGACTACGACGTCGTCCTCGTCCTCGGCACCGACTTCGCCGACACCCAGCTGCCGGACGAGCTCTCCCTGAACGCCCGGCTCGCCAACGAGTTCGGCGCCTCCGTGATCCCGGTGGTCGGCGGCCGCAAGCAGACCACCGAGTCGGTGCTCGCCGAGACCCGCAACGCCTACCGCGCCTACGACGGCCTCGGCTGCGACGTGCTCGCCATGGTCACCAACCGGGTGGCCCGCGAGGACCGCGACGAGATCGCCGAGCGGCTCACCACCCGGCTGCCGGTGCCCTGCTACGTCGTTCCCGACGAGCCCGCGCTGTCCGCGCCGACCGTCTCCCAGATCGCCCACGCCCTCGACGCCAAGGTGCTGCTCGGCGACGACTCCGGCCTCGCCCGGGACGCGCTGGACTTCGTCTTCGGCGGCGCCATGCTGCCCAACCTCCTCGGCGCCCTGACCCCGGGCTGCCTGGTCGTCACCCCGGGCGACCGCGCCGATCTGGTCGTCGGCTCGCTGGCCGCGCACAGCGCCGGCACCCCGCCGATAGCCGGCGTCCTGCTCACCCTGAACGAGGTGCCGAGCCAGGAGATCCTCACCCTCGCCGCCCGCCTCGCCCCGGGCACCCCGGTGCTCTCCGTGACCGGCAACAGCTTCCCCACCGCCGAGCAGCTGTTCTCCCTGGAGGGCAAGCTGAACGCGGCCACCCCGCGCAAGGCGGAGCGGGCGCTCGGCCTGTTCGAGCGGTACGCCGACACCGCCGACCTGGCCCGCCGGGTCTCGGCGCCGAGCAGCGACCGGGTCACCCCGATGATGTTCGAGCACAAGCTGCTGGAGCAGGCGCGCTCCGACAAGCGCCGGGTCGTCCTCCCCGAGGGCACCGAGGAGCGGGTGCTGCACGCGGCCGAGGTGCTGCTGCGCCGGGGCGTGTGCGACCTGACCCTGCTCGGGCCCGAGGACCAGATCCGCAAGAAGGCCGCCGACCTGGGCATCGATCTCGGCGACTGCCGGCTGATCGACCCGGCCACCTCCGAACTGCGCGACTCCTTCGCCGAGAAGTACGCCGGCCTGCGCGCCCACAAGGGCGTCACGGTCGAGCTGGCCTACGACGTCGTCTCCGACGTGAACTACTTCGGCACCCTGATGGTCGAGGAGGGCCTGGCCGACGGCATGGTGTCCGGCTCGGTGCACTCCACGGCGGCCACCATCCGGCCCGCCTTCGAGATCATCAAGACGAAGCCGGAGTCGTCCATCGTCTCGTCGGTGTTCTTCATGTGCCTGGCCGACAAGGTGCTGGTCTACGGCGACTGCGCGGTCAACCCGGACCCGAACGCCGAGCAGCTCGCCGACATCGCCATCCAATCGGCGGTCACGGCCGCCCGGTTCGGGGTGGAGCCGCGGATCGCGATGCTGTCGTACTCCACCGGTACGTCCGGCTTCGGCGCCGATGTCGAGAAGGTGCGCGAGGCCACCGAGCTGGCGCGCGGCAGGCGGCCCGACCTGAAGATCGAGGGGCCGATCCAGTACGACGCGGCCGTGGAGCCGTCCATCGCCGCGACCAAGCTGCCGGAGTCCGATGTCGCCGGGCAGGCAACGGTTCTGATCTTCCCGGACCTCAATACGGGCAACAACACCTACAAGGCCGTGCAGCGCTCGGCCGGCGCGATCGCGGTCGGACCGGTCCTGCAGGGTCTACGCAAGCCGGTCAACGACCTGTCCCGGGGCGCGCTCGTCCAGGACATCGTCAGCACCGTCGCCATCACGGCGATCCAGGCCCAGACGCCCGCCAACTGA